TGTTCATACACAACAAACCAATCGAAAATCGATGGCAAGCGGGAAATAGGAAGGTGTGTAAGCGCATGCTAATAAGTCGCTTTCATTAGAGTGTATCCTTCGTAATGTGCATAACCATAAACCGTAATGATCGCGTTTGAATGTTTCAGTTCTTATTTAAACCATTACAATCGGTTCCATTTGAGCATCACTCCCCGCAAAAGCATCTCATTTTCTTATACAGGAGAAAACCAGTTTATATTTTGGAGTGGAGAAATCAAGTGCTGCGCTAATATGTATATGAGGGTACGTTCAAAGCAAATAACCGACAGTCGGAGGTGCTCAACAACCACCAGCAACGACTGTTGCACTCTTAACAAAGGGACAACAAcaggaagcaaacaacaacaacaaaacaactagcgcaaacgatcgaataaTCTGGAATCGGATTCCAGTTGGCAGGTGATGTTGTATAAAGGAACCACAAACCGAATACAGATGGTAGAATGTGAGTTGAAGAATGAATAAATACGAAATATGAGAAATTTGATGAAACGTAGCAATTATGTTCCAGTGCAGAAGACAACCGGGAGAAATTTAATTGTGCACATCTATACATACACGAACACAGTATATGGTGATGTATCGCATGTATGAGAAACGCAATCATCGGAACACTTGATTTTGTATACAAAACATTTCGAAAACCCAAACTGTAAATTAGTTcatcatatttatttattgactgtttgtgtgtttactCTATGCGTTGGTCGATCAGTTCCAGCGATCACAGACTCACTCGGGCAGTGCTTTAGCCGTCCGTTCCTTGTCCTCAGTCAACGCTCTGGCATCGTGCAGGAAGACGGGCACCTCGAGTCCCTGCATTTTGGCCGCACGTGTAAATCCTTCGTTGGAGGTAATCGTTACAGCTCGATGGTACAGTCCAAAGGCAAATACTTGCAAGCTTCGTGGTCGTATCTTACCGCCGAGCTTCAATGACTGCAGTTCCTTCGGGGCTTGCTCGAGCGGTACGTCGGGCAGGACGTGAATACGATTGAACAGTTCGCTGGCACGGGCCTTCTCTTGCTCACCGCCTAGTATCGAGAGGATGTCGTGGAAGGAATCGTAGGCCGTTTGGCAACAAATCAACCGTTTGCCTTCAAACAAGCGATCGAGCACCGGTTTCACGGGGTTCTCGCATTCCCAGCGGGCCTGTTCAGAGAGCAGGGGTTGCTTGAATTCCCAACGAGCGGATCCGTTGGTCATGGCGCTACAGTATGCTATGAGCGTGGTGACGTCCACATTAAGCAATCGTATTTCATCCTTTGGATTGGTTTCCGGCAGGGAGGAAGAGCTACTTGCCGCCGGCACGTCATTGTTGTGTGCTTGTTCGTCTAAATCCTCCGTCAGTATCACCACCCGTACGCCGATTCGCTGCAATTCCTCGATCAGTTCGCTGTCTAGCTTGCTCAGAAAGCGAAAAATTACCGTCGGTGGTCGGAACATGTAGGGAAAGTTGCAGGCAGCCTGAACGTACTCCTCCGCCTGTTCCAGTATCGATTTCGAGCCATAGCTCGTCCGTCCGTACACTGCATCGCTGAGCGATTTGGGGTTGCGGGCAATCACCTTGATCCAAGTGGCACCCCCATCGCAAACGATATCAACTCGCAACGGACAGGCGCGATCCTCGACCGGGAGCGGATAGTCAACATGTTTCACGTCGGCGCTGACGAGCAGGCAATCCACCAGACAACCAAAATGGGTTAGATTGCTGCAAAGAATGTGATTGATGGTGACCGTTCGATTCGCTTTCACGCGGTTCAGAAACTTTAGCTCTTGACTGATTTTCTTCTGAATTTTCTTCACACCCTCGATGGAGTTTCGCTGGGAAAGGCTCTTGAGCAGCTTTTCGCCAAGGTCTATCTTTTCCTGGGCCAGTTGCGTCAACTCCTCGATAGTGTGTTCATTGTTTTGCATCGTTACTTGTCTGAGCGGATGAATGGGAGGCTCCTTTTGGACGGACGGCACTACGAATTTTCACTGCCTATGAATGAATACATAAATACACTGCTAATTCGTTCAACGAGTAATGAGCAGATACTGTATGGCTAAGCACTGGATGTTGGAGAGTTAGTTTTGATTTAAGTACCCTTTGTTTGTTGTGCCACTGTCAATTTGACGTTTAGTACAAACGCGTTTGTGCAATTGCAAGAGCGAACATATGATTgcgaaaaggggaaaaacaaTGCTATCTAGACGCCATGGCTTTAAAAGGGTGCTGCACTATATCCTTCGGCGTGTGATatctgcttttgtttgttactcAAAATATGTTTCAAGAATTGGGATTTGTGCATCGTGCCTCTGCCAAAATAGGCGTGAAAATAcattataaaaaaagaatagcTTCTATGATTGATGTCGGAAATCTAAAGACTTATATGTTTTCCAAATGAGATCAAAATATAAATGTTGCCCCTTCgaatgaaacggaaaacttTAGTTGTTTTccgtggaaataagttgaactTCAAGTACACATCTAAGGTACCCCTTCACGACGTGCGTCGGTGGTGTAATGGTCAGCATAGTTGCCTTCCAAGCAGTTGATCCGGGTTCGATTCCCGGCCGACGCACaaatactttttttctctccagcagaacttttattttcttccataCCTCTGACGCACTTCACACTTCCTGTAAAAAGGGAAGATCGCGTGCATTATACTTCTAGTACAGAAATTCTGATAAAGTAAGTTTTATTCATACCATTTTATATACATGGTCCATATATACATTTCACATATTAGTCGAAGCTCAAGTAATTCCAAAGAAAACTTAAATTATAACAACATCAAAGCGATTAATAGTAACTTCAACATCATCGTctttataacatttttttctgctttctgcTATCATAAGTGTCGCAAGTGTGAGTGTCGTAACATTTTCCAACTCTAATTTCAAACCCCATCTAATTCCATCTGTCGTGGGGCACTCTGGAATGTGCACTCGGTGCTACACCAGGTAAAATTGAGTCTCGTGTCTAATTGATACGATATAATCTCAAATTACTTTGTTTTTGAGAAACAGAGCACAGATTTTAAATAggaaattatattattttagcAATAAAACATCGCCAGGTGTGATGATTCTAAACGGGTTCATTCATTTCTGGGCATTCTAAAATAGACAATAGAAAAACAGTTAAAACCTCTTCGTACCTACTATTTTACGCAGTAAATTGCTTACCGGGGTTTCACTCATTGCTAACATTGTTGGCGTGAAACTTTCGCGAGAATTTTCCGGTGTAGCCAATTCttcgatcgtttgtttgtcATGCGTCGTATCATCAGCAACTGGCTGTCGATCTTCTGCCACGGAATCGACAATCTCATTTTCCGCATCCGTGCCTTCAAACTCCTGCTCTAAATATTCGTGTTCCCAATCGTCTGTTGCAACATTTTCAGCTTCGAAGCTGCCCCGCATTTCACCGTGGCTTCCGTCGTTatgttgttcttcttcttctgcatcGGTTTCAGTGTTGATATTGGGGGAACAACTGTCCACTGTCTGTACAATAGTTTCTGGTGCAGTTCTTTGGCTGTTCTCTTCACCCATCTCAATATTGCTATCTAATCGGATTCGCTTCAGTATGGGTGACATCTTGCTGCTATCATGTTGATCATCCAAATCGTCTGGATCTTCGATTTCAGGCTTGTCGAAACCTAGACCGCTAGCACCACTTAAAAAttcgtttgttgttgatgatgctgGTACCGCTACTAACCTTCTTGCATCTGCATCCGGCTGTTTTTCACAGCTATGCCACGTTGTCTTTTTGGATATGATTTTTCCGCGTTTAGTCACGATCAGCGTGTGGGTACATGGCCTGTTGCGACAACGATAAAAGCGGATTCCATCCCAGGTCCGTTTCCGTAACGAGTATTGTACACCCTTGTACGTCAGGAACTTATCATTTGTTGTGGTCGAGTTTTGCATCGAATATTGTGACCTATTCCCATCGACTTCGGCACCTGGAACGTGCTGCTTGACTATCTGCGAAGTGTACGACGGGATCGGCGGTTTAGCTTGCACCTCTTCCGTTGAAGCATTGAGCGCTGGGTGTGTATGCGGCAAGTTATTGTACGACATTATTGTCCCGGACGGGTAGCACAAAATGCCGGATTCACATTTTTCCTCGATGCGCTTACAGCATCGCCAGTACTGTACACCGTCCCTACGGGTGAGATAAAAGTTGTATCTATTGCCTTGGAACCATTTCGTCCGCAAGTTTCCGGTACTGCTAGGCACAATGGAGTTAGACACCGACAATGATACAGGCAACGAAATGTTTAAATCGTTTGACAGCTTTGAATGATTCGGTAACTTTGGCATTCGATGGCGAAGGACGTGCTTAGTGGTACCGTAAACCAGTTTCCCATTTGGTTTTCCATACACTTTAGCCTTACACTTCGGGTCGTCCGTACACTGCCATACCACTGTTCCATCGTCTTGCGTGTTAAGGTATAGGTAGGAACGTCCATCCATCACTATCAGCTTTGTCTGGGAGGTATCCATTTTGCCGTTGTCGGTGACTTTGGGTACCGAATGGTGATGGGTACCCATGACGATAACGCGGTTATTGGGCAACAATTCCAACGTAACAGAACAGCGATCGATGGATTTACTCTTATCCTTGTTTAACACGTTATTGTAACAGTAGAACACCTTCGTATCATCCTGGAATGTTTCTGCGACATTGGCGTAATATAAGTAGCCTTCAAACAGTATCTTGGTTTTCTTGCCGGAACCGCTGGGCGATAAGGTATTAAAGTCTGCCGATCCACGACCAATGTCCCGGCAATCGGTAAGATCGGGCCGTTCGTGAGCGTGTTGGTTTGGTGTCATTACTCTCAAACTGCCGGACGGTAGCAGCTTTACCGAAGCAGAACAATCCGAAAATAAGCAACTGTAAAACTTGTCGCTATCCTTTCGATAAGACAGCGGGACAAATTCGTACACATAATCTTCATATAGGAGCTGATTCTTGTTCAgataatttttcacaaacgTATAATTCTGCGTTATGATCACGTCGTCGCTTTGTCCATCGTTCTTTGGTACTGCAGTTTGTAGTGTACTACTGTCGATGCCACTTGCAAGATCACGCTCGTCCACATTGTCAACGCTCTGGTCTTTGCGCGCACTACTGTCGAGTTGTTCCGAACTCGTACGGTTACAGCTATCAGAGGTACTGGCGGTATTAAAtggtttttcgatttttgtaATAGCATCTTCTGGAAAAGGTTCGTGATTATGCTCCGCATCATAACGGTGATATATTAGCTGCGTTTCCATATCCATGTAAACGGAACCGGTGCaaccttttattttttgatagCGGCATCGATAAACGTGCAATCCGCATGACAGCTTGTTATGGAACCAGTATCTGTGGCCTTCGAAGACCATTGAATTTCCTAAACAGGATCGCACAAACCTGTAATCAGCAGATCCCGTTTTGGAACAATCGGCAAGCCTCGCCTGTTTCGATGCTATCGCCCGCTCGGTCAAAGGTTTCAGCTGATTTAATCCAGGTTCGTTGTCGGATTTGTCATTAAGTAGCGTTGATGGATGATTGTGCGATTCGTTCGAACATTCGTATAGTAGCCCAGTCGCATCTACCTTCACTGTCACAGTACACTGGTGTGAACGCGAACACACACAATTGTAGTACGTCCAACCGTTTCCTTGTTCCTTCCAGGAGAACTTGTATCCCTTATAGAAAACGGTGTCTAGTGTGTGTCCTATTAGCTCGTATTTTCTAGTACCTTTAGTATTTAATAACGCTGGTAATCGTTCTATTTCTTGCGTTTCTGGCGGCGGTGGACGATGGTTGTGTGTTGGGTCCGTTTCGAAGTGTATCTCGCCCGTAGTCAGGATGGATAGTTCTACCGGACATTGGTGACGGCTATTCCATAAGACACAGCGCCAACGCTTCGGTTCATCGGAGTTTGCTTCCCGTTTCTGACAGATGACAACGTATCGATGTTTTTCATAGTACAAGGTATCGATGCCATCTCTTTTCGCTATCTGATACGTAGGTACGGAACTTTCTTCTACCGACTGGTCATCATAATGCAACGAACTATGGCTTCGCTTAACCGTTTTTTGTACGGGATTCACTGTACCGAGAGCATCATTCGCTCCATAAAACACATCAGTCGTTTCCACGTCGTGGGTTTTACCCTTCATGCCGGAAGGCGTTTTCCGGGGACTGCTGCTTTTCTGCACTGCTATTATCGACGAATTAGTCGGTTCATGGTTGTGTTGACGTCCATTTTCATACTGTACGATCGCACCGTTGTTGCTGCAGAATAGAGCCGCACGACAGGCCCTCGCTTTGAACATAGTGCAACGCCAAAACTCTCGTCCATTCTTGATAGTTTGCAGCTTGTATGAATAGTTTTTATGACAGATTGCTTTTTTCCCATCAGTATGGCTTGTGGACAGCTTTGGTGACGTTTTCGTTTTCCCGCCAAGTACGTTTTTATACAATCCGTTCACCCAATTCGACACAAACTGACTTAAATTTCTGGCCGGCGGAGTCAGTTCACCTAGGATTAGCGGTTCAGCTCGATCAATATATTCCCCGTTAATGGCATGATTGTGTGGCATTACTTCTACTTTCTGCTCAGTTTGCACAACGCGACCATCTTCCGTGAAGGTAACGTGCGCACTGCATGTCCTATTAGCGCGACATTTCCAACTGGAGTTGCCGTTTACGTTAAGATTGCGCAACGAAAACCGATAGCCCTTGTACACTAACGAGACTTGGCCCCGgtcatttttgaaaagctgATATTCTTTGCTATGGTCTTCTGCGCTGTCGCTGGTTGAATatctttgtattttgataggGCTTTTCCGTTTACTTTTTTCATTGCTGCCGGTGGTGGTAGATGTACTAACGAGGGAATTTGGATGATCATGATCCGTTTCGAAAATCACGCTTTGCGAGAACTCACCACCATCCGTTTCTTCGTACTGAATTTTCACCAACGCAGAACAACGGTTCAGTTCTGCACACTTATACACGACGGTACCGTCAGAGAAAGATTTAACCTTCTTCATAAGATTTTGTTTGTAGGTCAGCATATCACCTTTTACGGCGAGTTTAGCAGCGGTTTGctttttgattggttggttttgtgCAGATACCGATGAAAATTTATCCGGATACTGTAATGGTTTCGGTAACTCGTCCAAtggtggatgatgatgggttGCATCGCGGTAAACAGCGCATGTACCATCAGCATGTAGGATTGCTTTCGCTGTACAATCCGATCGTACCATGCAACGCCAAATTGTAGATCCGTCAGGACGGGCATTTTCTTTGCTGTAGCGATTGCGCTGGAAGATCAAACTTGTTCCATTGCAGcgatttaaagcaaaaaagtaATCATGCGTAACATCTTCGTTATCCATATCGTCAACCTGGTTAGTTGACTCATTTTCTAACGTTGTGTCATTGgctccatcatcatcgttatcatcaccatcatcctcTTCGTTATCACAATTGTTGTCTAAATCTTCCGGTAGTTGCGGGTGGTTGTGTTTCTGAGCATCCATTTCTATACTTCCATCTTTCAATATCTTCACCGACACACGGcaggtttttttattcatttgacAGACCCACTTCACGGATCCGTCCGTACGAATTTTCATACTAGAACGAGAGTACCGATATCCTCGGAACACTAAACTCTTTGTAAGCCTACGGTTTTTGACATATCTGTAGTAAGCTTTACCTGGAGAAATCACTATTTTGTCAGTAGATTTATTGGCCGGCACGTCAGAAACGTCCAACATTGTGTTCAGGAGTGTCCGCATGTTCGCTTCAGGATCATCCTGTTCCTCAATGCATCCGTTGAAGTTAGCTAAACTAAGCTCAGCGTCATTACCGTCATTACTGAAGCTTGCATTTGGTGATtgcttttcactttcatcCGGATCACCGCTAATTATGGGGGTATCATCCATGAACGCGCTAGGTGGTGAATGATCGTGATCAATATCATCGAGCTTGGCAATCGTCTCGTCGGAGTGCATCACAATTCCAGCACGGCAACCTTGATTTGCTCGCGAACAACGCCACGTCGAGGTGCTGTCATTGCGAACTCCTTTTCTATGGTATCGGTAACCAGCGTGTATGAGCGTGATGCCATTTTTTCGGTTGCGCACATAGTACCATTCATTGCTTACAAACGTTTCGTCATCCATATGgtatgtgcttttttttactgGAGCTACTGTAATTTGTTTCGGTGGTTCAGATGTTGGATCAGTCGGACTGTGATTGTGACGTCTTTCGTTTACCCATTCCAACCTGCCATCGGGATATTGGTACAACCCGGCACCgcaggtttttttgttcatccgGCAGAACCAACTGATAGCTCCGTCTTGACGCGTTCGAACCAAGCAGTATCGGTATCCTTGGTAAACCAACGCCTTATTGCCCTTCTTGTTTGTTGTAATATGATAATTACGCATCGATTGCATCTTAGACGATACTTTCGCTGTTTTACCACCAGCAGAATATTTTGCAACGGCACCACTGTTGTCAATTGGTTTGCGCATAGTATTGCTCGTTTTACCGCGTATCGTTAACGGTGTGCTAGTGTTGGAGTCATTTCCCGAacggaatgtttttttcccaacACTATCATCACCTTGAAACTCTTTTTCTTTGATAGGGCTAGTGCCTTGGATCATATTTCGGTTtatcgttttgttgtgtttcggTCTGTCATGATCATGTTTAAAGTCACGCAAAACATATGCAACACCATCCGTTGCAAGGATAAGCTTCACTCTGCAAATGATTCCTACCAAACCTGTACAACGCCATAAGCTCATTCCATTCGGTTTGTTGTAAGCTTTCACGAAGCGAAATCCATCAAGAACGAGTGCTTCACCTCCTTTGAACGTGGGCAGAAGATGATATTCAGTTGTTCCCACACTGTTCTCGAGAATGTTCATGGTGTTCTTAATTGGTGAATGATCATGATCTCCGATCACCTCCACAAGTCCATCCTCGTATTGTAATGCTGCAACACCACACATATCGTAGTTTCGTCTGCATCGCCATTTGACTACCGTAGCGGAACCTTCTTTCTTTGTAGATTCTCGTACATACAGGTTTCCATCGAAATGCAGCCGCATTCGACCGTTGCCGTTTTTTACCATCTTGTATTTGTAACTTCTTCGGACGACTCCTAAGGCGTCTTTTTGGTCTAGTGGCAGTTTGTTCTTTCCAACATCACTCGACGGGGGTCGCGGCATTGACGAGTTAGTATCAATGGTCTGTCGCGCGATTCGTAATTTAATTTTGGCCGGCGAAGAATTATCACCAAACGGCTCACCACCTTCTGTACTAACGCTTGCGACATATGGCTTCGGTGTATTACTTGCCACGTCCTGTTTGCCGTGTGTATGAATCCCAACGGTTTTGAATTTGTTGTCTGCAGTTTGATATAAGGCTGCCGAACAACTACCTTTGTACAATCGGCACTTCCAGTACGTAGT
The Anopheles moucheti chromosome 2, idAnoMoucSN_F20_07, whole genome shotgun sequence genome window above contains:
- the LOC128310647 gene encoding uncharacterized protein LOC128310647, with protein sequence MENFEQSNFLPVDTMEEAAHKSLDQSHRNYTMPRHNTSNGCCRLCFKGNCHLQELFPGGYTEELLISKIFECTTVEITFANDPDALICYSCVAKIEEFHRYREQCRNNDVQHKNSKKCLGGKNLAAPTSTLIPPKYIKKEIDSEGFEISAADFFPMDAAEQSYGVLESTVDEPTPLVADSSGAVDSTIPYEDDVANSNEDDNENLLELIPERTHDEYSISYADMNEEYENNNEVFCELPIKEEPQDIDDGANDWNDFEMEDDNTIARNTNLIPLIDNCSYSTNSEDDLEEQRPYREVYNGTNLVCLMQDGFLYVHGHNMQWRCRIKGCEAAVFQEEYSKGLETNGIRHAHSREVENDATDMEILRLLENVSPASHESDDESFHYVKNIRKGSSLVYKGYKYSMKHKNVDGTTYWKCRLYKGSCSAALYQTADNKFKTVGIHTHGKQDVASNTPKPYVASVSTEGGEPFGDNSSPAKIKLRIARQTIDTNSSMPRPPSSDVGKNKLPLDQKDALGVVRRSYKYKMVKNGNGRMRLHFDGNLYVRESTKKEGSATVVKWRCRRNYDMCGVAALQYEDGLVEVIGDHDHSPIKNTMNILENSVGTTEYHLLPTFKGGEALVLDGFRFVKAYNKPNGMSLWRCTGLVGIICRVKLILATDGVAYVLRDFKHDHDRPKHNKTINRNMIQGTSPIKEKEFQGDDSVGKKTFRSGNDSNTSTPLTIRGKTSNTMRKPIDNSGAVAKYSAGGKTAKVSSKMQSMRNYHITTNKKGNKALVYQGYRYCLVRTRQDGAISWFCRMNKKTCGAGLYQYPDGRLEWVNERRHNHSPTDPTSEPPKQITVAPVKKSTYHMDDETFVSNEWYYVRNRKNGITLIHAGYRYHRKGVRNDSTSTWRCSRANQGCRAGIVMHSDETIAKLDDIDHDHSPPSAFMDDTPIISGDPDESEKQSPNASFSNDGNDAELSLANFNGCIEEQDDPEANMRTLLNTMLDVSDVPANKSTDKIVISPGKAYYRYVKNRRLTKSLVFRGYRYSRSSMKIRTDGSVKWVCQMNKKTCRVSVKILKDGSIEMDAQKHNHPQLPEDLDNNCDNEEDDGDDNDDDGANDTTLENESTNQVDDMDNEDVTHDYFFALNRCNGTSLIFQRNRYSKENARPDGSTIWRCMVRSDCTAKAILHADGTCAVYRDATHHHPPLDELPKPLQYPDKFSSVSAQNQPIKKQTAAKLAVKGDMLTYKQNLMKKVKSFSDGTVVYKCAELNRCSALVKIQYEETDGGEFSQSVIFETDHDHPNSLVSTSTTTGSNEKSKRKSPIKIQRYSTSDSAEDHSKEYQLFKNDRGQVSLVYKGYRFSLRNLNVNGNSSWKCRANRTCSAHVTFTEDGRVVQTEQKVEVMPHNHAINGEYIDRAEPLILGELTPPARNLSQFVSNWVNGLYKNVLGGKTKTSPKLSTSHTDGKKAICHKNYSYKLQTIKNGREFWRCTMFKARACRAALFCSNNGAIVQYENGRQHNHEPTNSSIIAVQKSSSPRKTPSGMKGKTHDVETTDVFYGANDALGTVNPVQKTVKRSHSSLHYDDQSVEESSVPTYQIAKRDGIDTLYYEKHRYVVICQKREANSDEPKRWRCVLWNSRHQCPVELSILTTGEIHFETDPTHNHRPPPPETQEIERLPALLNTKGTRKYELIGHTLDTVFYKGYKFSWKEQGNGWTYYNCVCSRSHQCTVTVKVDATGLLYECSNESHNHPSTLLNDKSDNEPGLNQLKPLTERAIASKQARLADCSKTGSADYRFVRSCLGNSMVFEGHRYWFHNKLSCGLHVYRCRYQKIKGCTGSVYMDMETQLIYHRYDAEHNHEPFPEDAITKIEKPFNTASTSDSCNHQSVDNVDERDLASGIDSSTLQTAVPKNDGQSDDVIITQNYTFVKNYLNKNQLLYEDYVYEFVPLSYRKDSDKFYSCLFSDCSASVKLLPSGSLRVMTPNQHAHERPDLTDCRDIGRGSADFNTLSPSGSGKKTKILFEGYLYYANVAETFQDDTKVFYCYNNVLNKDKSKSIDRCSVTLELLPNNRVIVMGTHHHSVPKVTDNGKMDTSQTKLIVMDGRSYLYLNTQDDGTVVWQCTDDPKCKAKVYGKPNGKLVYGTTKHVLRHRMPKLPNHSKLSNDLNISLPVSLSVSNSIVPSSTGNLRTKWFQGNRYNFYLTRRDGVQYWRCCKRIEEKCESGILCYPSGTIMSYNNLPHTHPALNASTEEVQAKPPIPSYTSQIVKQHVPGAEVDGNRSQYSMQNSTTTNDKFLTYKGVQYSLRKRTWDGIRFYRCRNRPCTHTLIVTKRGKIISKKTTWHSCEKQPDADARRLVAVPASSTTNEFLSGASGLGFDKPEIEDPDDLDDQHDSSKMSPILKRIRLDSNIEMGEENSQRTAPETIVQTVDSCSPNINTETDAEEEEQHNDGSHGEMRGSFEAENVATDDWEHEYLEQEFEGTDAENEIVDSVAEDRQPVADDTTHDKQTIEELATPENSRESFTPTMLAMSETPNAQK
- the LOC128299018 gene encoding UPF0415 protein C7orf25 homolog; its protein translation is MQNNEHTIEELTQLAQEKIDLGEKLLKSLSQRNSIEGVKKIQKKISQELKFLNRVKANRTVTINHILCSNLTHFGCLVDCLLVSADVKHVDYPLPVEDRACPLRVDIVCDGGATWIKVIARNPKSLSDAVYGRTSYGSKSILEQAEEYVQAACNFPYMFRPPTVIFRFLSKLDSELIEELQRIGVRVVILTEDLDEQAHNNDVPAASSSSSLPETNPKDEIRLLNVDVTTLIAYCSAMTNGSARWEFKQPLLSEQARWECENPVKPVLDRLFEGKRLICCQTAYDSFHDILSILGGEQEKARASELFNRIHVLPDVPLEQAPKELQSLKLGGKIRPRSLQVFAFGLYHRAVTITSNEGFTRAAKMQGLEVPVFLHDARALTEDKERTAKALPE